The following proteins are co-located in the Bordetella bronchialis genome:
- a CDS encoding DUF2169 family type VI secretion system accessory protein, with the protein MRVVKPSRLSVLTRPYRWQGMDLLGTAVMAMATLDDRCALLSEQELWRVGSEEAGGLLDLGVPKADAEFLVSGMAYTAHQVDKTACAVQVRVGGLEKSLLVFGDRYWVDGRATAPAPFDAMRVAWDRAYGGPGHPANPLGRGMQPGRIQGVDALPLPNVEDPRVRVSRPGQDVPPAGFDAIAPDNPARFARMGTQYGQQWLQQDFPGFAADMDSHYFNAAPPDQWWRGRAAVPAEADYEIRNMHPDRPVQRGRLPAWRVRCFARLADGGGALREIPMRLTTAWFFPHRERLLLIWHGALEIAESDAADVLQVMPAIEGAGMARAMAHYRDVLARRTDPRDGALHALRDADLADPALYDGAPDTPLPDIAARPLARNMYAGAERRRTAYRQTLAAEGLDPDAFLPPPIAPQARVKIDDLPALLQQAEQARKKGEDLLARARDAMLRDPDLRRFGESAGVDVDAIARADAGGTAAARFDPTSLKRQLRQLDTSLSAPAWASAAGPRRDAQVDSLYRHTAHFGAAPDAMPPHRARRTRQRVAAIHRRGGDFTGIHLAGADLSGMDLRGSCFRGASLEGAKLDGSCLDDCDFTEAVLARATMSRGSLARARLGQANIAAARFEGVSLAAAEVDEAMLDGARFASCSFAAARLARTRLGESRFVDCDFGGALLEEAVPLKASFESCRFGQAVLRRCAFMECTLSGSAFTGAGLTRCAFVHTAFGQGIDFTGARLEMCSVSTGTALCGARLDGAELRQCGLRGVRLEDASLARARLFASDLSECLFTRARMDGMDAGESLFVRADFTGASLRGANLMQALLGRADFTHADLREANLFRADLGEAILDGTASLRGAYTQGAKLWPRRRAGAAGPAA; encoded by the coding sequence ATGCGCGTGGTGAAGCCGTCGCGCCTGAGCGTACTGACACGCCCCTACCGGTGGCAGGGCATGGACTTGCTCGGCACGGCGGTCATGGCCATGGCAACGCTGGACGATCGCTGCGCGCTGTTGTCCGAACAGGAGCTGTGGCGCGTGGGTTCGGAAGAGGCAGGCGGACTGCTCGACTTGGGCGTGCCCAAGGCCGATGCGGAATTCCTGGTCAGCGGCATGGCGTACACCGCGCATCAGGTGGACAAGACGGCGTGTGCCGTGCAGGTGCGGGTCGGCGGGCTGGAAAAATCGCTGCTGGTTTTTGGCGACCGCTATTGGGTGGACGGCCGCGCCACCGCGCCGGCGCCCTTCGACGCCATGCGGGTCGCGTGGGACCGGGCCTATGGCGGTCCCGGCCACCCTGCCAATCCCCTGGGCCGCGGCATGCAGCCCGGCCGTATCCAAGGCGTGGACGCCTTGCCGCTACCCAATGTGGAAGACCCCCGCGTCCGCGTGTCGCGGCCGGGCCAGGACGTCCCGCCTGCCGGCTTCGATGCCATTGCGCCCGACAACCCGGCGCGCTTCGCCCGCATGGGAACGCAATACGGCCAGCAATGGCTGCAGCAGGACTTTCCGGGCTTTGCCGCCGATATGGACAGTCATTACTTCAACGCGGCGCCGCCGGATCAATGGTGGCGCGGGCGCGCAGCCGTGCCGGCCGAGGCGGACTACGAGATCCGCAATATGCATCCCGATCGTCCCGTGCAGCGTGGACGGCTGCCCGCCTGGCGCGTGCGTTGCTTCGCCCGGCTGGCGGATGGCGGCGGAGCCTTGCGCGAGATACCGATGCGCTTGACGACGGCCTGGTTCTTTCCGCATCGCGAGCGCCTGCTGCTGATCTGGCACGGCGCACTGGAGATCGCGGAAAGCGATGCCGCCGATGTGCTGCAGGTCATGCCCGCCATCGAGGGCGCCGGCATGGCCCGCGCCATGGCGCATTACCGCGACGTGTTGGCACGCCGCACCGATCCCCGCGATGGCGCGCTGCACGCCTTGCGTGACGCCGATCTGGCGGATCCGGCGCTATACGACGGCGCGCCCGATACGCCCTTGCCCGACATCGCGGCGCGGCCGCTGGCACGCAATATGTACGCCGGCGCCGAGCGCCGGCGCACGGCTTACCGGCAGACGCTGGCGGCCGAAGGACTGGACCCGGATGCTTTCCTGCCGCCGCCGATCGCCCCGCAGGCGCGTGTGAAGATCGACGATTTGCCCGCACTGCTGCAACAGGCCGAGCAGGCGCGCAAGAAAGGCGAAGACTTGCTCGCCCGTGCGCGCGACGCCATGCTCCGCGATCCGGATCTGCGGCGGTTTGGTGAATCGGCGGGCGTGGACGTCGACGCCATCGCGCGTGCCGACGCCGGCGGCACGGCGGCGGCACGCTTCGATCCCACGTCGCTGAAGCGGCAGCTGCGCCAACTGGACACATCGCTTTCAGCGCCGGCGTGGGCGTCGGCCGCGGGACCGCGACGCGATGCACAGGTGGATAGCCTTTACCGGCATACCGCGCACTTCGGTGCCGCACCCGATGCCATGCCGCCGCATCGCGCGCGCCGCACCCGGCAACGCGTGGCGGCCATCCATCGGCGCGGGGGCGACTTCACCGGCATCCATCTGGCCGGCGCCGACCTGTCCGGCATGGATTTGCGCGGCAGCTGCTTTCGCGGCGCCTCGCTGGAAGGCGCGAAGCTGGATGGCAGCTGCCTGGACGATTGCGATTTCACCGAGGCGGTGCTGGCGCGTGCCACGATGTCGCGCGGCTCGCTGGCCCGCGCGCGTCTCGGCCAGGCCAATATCGCGGCCGCGCGGTTCGAGGGCGTATCCCTGGCGGCCGCCGAAGTGGACGAGGCCATGCTGGATGGCGCGCGATTCGCATCGTGTTCCTTCGCTGCCGCGCGCCTGGCGCGCACCCGCCTGGGCGAAAGCCGCTTTGTCGATTGCGATTTCGGCGGCGCCCTCCTGGAGGAAGCGGTACCGCTGAAGGCCTCTTTCGAATCCTGCCGGTTCGGCCAGGCCGTCCTGCGCCGCTGCGCGTTCATGGAATGTACGTTGTCGGGGTCTGCTTTCACTGGCGCCGGCCTGACGCGCTGCGCTTTCGTGCATACCGCCTTCGGCCAGGGCATCGATTTCACCGGCGCTCGTCTGGAGATGTGCTCCGTGTCGACGGGAACGGCCCTGTGCGGGGCCCGCCTGGATGGCGCCGAATTGCGGCAATGCGGCCTGCGCGGCGTGCGGCTGGAGGACGCCAGCCTGGCGCGTGCCAGGTTGTTTGCCAGCGATCTGTCGGAATGCCTGTTCACACGGGCCCGGATGGACGGCATGGACGCGGGCGAAAGCCTGTTCGTGCGGGCGGACTTTACCGGCGCATCCCTGCGGGGGGCGAATCTGATGCAGGCCTTGCTGGGCCGGGCCGACTTCACGCACGCCGACCTGCGCGAGGCCAACCTGTTCCGCGCGGACCTGGGCGAGGCGATCCTGGATGGGACGGCTTCATTGCGGGGCGCCTACACGCAGGGCGCCAAACTGTGGCCTCGGCGCCGCGCGGGCGCGGCCGGACCGGCCGCCTGA
- a CDS encoding type VI secretion system Vgr family protein, with product MDRVVTAHTPLPPDTLLFRAMNGSEGVSMLFEFEVELLAESYALDLRQLLGKPLTLEIAAGLGGRRYLSGQITRFALVGRENATSRLYIYRATVRPWLWYLTQTSDNKIFQNKNVPDIIKEVLADYAFPVEWRLSGVYRNWEYGVQYQETDFDFISRLMEHEGIYYWFRHEQGRHTLVLSDDTAQHDTCPGCESLPYYGSDRVAVPREEYVSAWEPAVQITPSGFATTDFDFRHPGTSMDARRANPAPYDDGKLEIYEWLGGYTDPEQGEHYSRVRLEGLQCRQALVSGACNAPGFAPGYRFTLMNHPRGAENRDYLIIAAHYHMRESGYATGTPEPMVFDVGFTVLPSSVQYRPPRVTPLAYTHGPQTATVVGKDGQQIWTDAYGRIKVQFHWDRVGQRNENSSCWVRVSSPWASGGFGGIQLPRRGDEVVVDFIGGHPDRPIVIGRVYNGANMPPWDLPANATQSGFLSRTQDGTPRTANAFMFEDKPGQEEIWLHAERNMRTEVEADEHRSVDGTRTTAIGGDDTTTIAGARAIHVQGTDALTVGRTRSVTVTDDETYTVNGARTLHVSGGMATEQFDQGLSTTVAADGETRTITGLFKETLNTGQEVHVTAGDALHDVKAGTMTAQAQGQVTMQSFTGGMTLLAKEPVHVESQAAGMDAKAAQQITVTSTGAGIDMKAPQKITLTSDTDVVLNGKQVKDLSTKSWLKATPFGLNLTVAQATFGLGNATVWRSNVGVAVSKADLSAIKTDIFGFSSKIGAAEYKNNGLATETAAAKNLLTGLFTII from the coding sequence ATGGACCGCGTCGTCACCGCGCATACCCCGTTGCCGCCCGACACCTTGCTGTTCCGTGCGATGAACGGCTCGGAAGGCGTGTCCATGCTCTTCGAATTCGAGGTCGAGCTGCTTGCCGAATCCTACGCGCTCGACCTCCGGCAACTGTTGGGCAAGCCCCTGACGCTGGAGATCGCCGCCGGACTGGGCGGCAGGCGCTACCTGAGCGGACAAATCACCCGCTTCGCCCTGGTGGGCCGGGAGAACGCCACGTCGCGCCTGTACATCTATCGCGCGACCGTGCGGCCCTGGCTGTGGTACCTGACGCAGACCTCCGACAACAAGATTTTCCAGAACAAGAACGTCCCGGACATCATCAAGGAGGTACTGGCCGACTACGCATTTCCGGTCGAATGGCGCCTGTCGGGCGTGTACCGCAATTGGGAATACGGCGTGCAGTACCAGGAAACCGACTTCGACTTCATCAGCCGCCTGATGGAGCACGAGGGCATCTACTACTGGTTCCGGCACGAGCAGGGCAGGCATACCCTGGTGCTGAGCGACGACACCGCGCAGCACGATACCTGCCCGGGGTGCGAGTCCTTGCCGTACTACGGCTCCGATCGCGTCGCGGTGCCGCGCGAGGAATACGTCAGCGCATGGGAACCCGCCGTACAGATCACACCCAGCGGCTTTGCCACCACCGATTTCGATTTCAGGCATCCGGGTACCAGCATGGATGCGCGCCGCGCCAATCCGGCGCCGTACGACGACGGCAAACTGGAAATCTACGAATGGCTGGGCGGCTATACCGATCCGGAGCAGGGCGAACACTACAGTCGCGTCCGCCTGGAAGGATTGCAATGCCGCCAGGCGCTCGTGTCGGGCGCCTGCAACGCGCCGGGATTCGCGCCCGGCTACCGCTTCACGCTGATGAACCATCCGCGTGGGGCCGAGAATCGCGATTACCTGATCATCGCCGCGCACTACCACATGCGCGAAAGCGGCTATGCCACCGGTACGCCGGAACCCATGGTCTTCGACGTCGGTTTCACCGTGCTGCCGTCCAGCGTGCAGTACCGGCCGCCGCGGGTGACGCCCCTGGCCTATACCCATGGCCCGCAAACGGCCACCGTGGTCGGCAAGGACGGCCAGCAGATATGGACCGACGCGTATGGCCGCATCAAGGTCCAGTTCCATTGGGACCGCGTCGGCCAGCGCAACGAAAACAGTTCGTGCTGGGTACGCGTATCCAGCCCCTGGGCCAGCGGCGGCTTCGGCGGCATCCAGTTGCCGCGGCGTGGCGACGAGGTGGTGGTCGACTTCATCGGCGGACACCCGGATCGGCCCATTGTGATCGGCCGCGTCTATAACGGCGCCAATATGCCGCCCTGGGACCTGCCGGCCAACGCGACGCAAAGCGGTTTCCTCTCCCGCACGCAGGATGGCACGCCGCGCACCGCGAACGCCTTCATGTTCGAGGACAAGCCTGGCCAGGAGGAAATATGGCTGCATGCGGAGCGCAATATGCGCACCGAGGTCGAGGCGGACGAGCATCGCAGTGTCGACGGTACGCGCACCACGGCCATCGGCGGCGACGATACGACGACCATCGCCGGGGCCCGAGCCATCCATGTCCAGGGGACGGACGCCCTGACTGTCGGCCGGACCCGTTCGGTCACGGTCACGGATGACGAGACCTATACGGTGAATGGCGCCCGGACCTTGCATGTGTCCGGCGGGATGGCCACGGAACAGTTCGACCAGGGACTATCCACGACGGTGGCCGCCGATGGCGAAACACGCACGATCACCGGGCTTTTCAAGGAAACGCTGAATACGGGGCAGGAGGTCCACGTGACCGCGGGCGACGCCTTGCATGACGTAAAGGCGGGCACGATGACCGCGCAGGCGCAGGGCCAGGTCACCATGCAATCCTTCACGGGCGGCATGACGCTGCTGGCCAAGGAGCCGGTGCATGTCGAGTCGCAAGCGGCGGGCATGGACGCGAAGGCCGCGCAGCAGATCACCGTGACATCGACCGGCGCCGGCATCGATATGAAGGCACCCCAGAAGATCACGCTGACCAGCGATACCGACGTGGTGCTCAACGGCAAACAGGTCAAGGACCTGTCGACCAAGAGCTGGCTGAAGGCGACGCCCTTCGGGCTGAACCTGACCGTGGCGCAGGCGACCTTCGGCCTGGGCAATGCCACGGTGTGGCGGTCGAACGTCGGGGTCGCGGTTTCCAAGGCCGATCTCAGCGCCATCAAGACGGACATCTTCGGTTTTTCAAGCAAGATCGGCGCGGCCGAATACAAGAACAACGGGCTGGCCACGGAGACCGCCGCGGCCAAGAACCTGTTGACCGGATTGTTCACGATCATCTGA
- a CDS encoding TssQ family T6SS-associated lipoprotein has product MSHPVRFASLALAASLAACSAPPSTPAPPPAPSQAALDTLAQVRASYQAGAYGQVIRTVATSDALATAPTDVRVESLKLQAFSYCVTGYRVLCEDDFKRILELDPGFELGPAEIGHPQWGPAFRRAKAAQGG; this is encoded by the coding sequence ATGAGCCACCCTGTTCGTTTCGCCTCGCTGGCGTTGGCGGCAAGCCTTGCCGCATGTTCGGCGCCGCCGTCCACCCCCGCGCCGCCGCCGGCGCCCAGCCAGGCGGCGCTCGATACCCTGGCCCAGGTACGCGCCAGCTACCAGGCCGGTGCGTATGGGCAAGTCATACGCACCGTGGCTACCTCCGACGCGCTGGCCACGGCGCCCACGGATGTACGGGTGGAATCGCTCAAACTGCAGGCATTCAGCTATTGCGTGACAGGCTATCGCGTGCTGTGCGAGGATGACTTCAAGCGCATCCTGGAGCTGGATCCGGGCTTCGAGCTGGGCCCGGCGGAGATCGGCCATCCCCAGTGGGGCCCCGCCTTCCGGCGCGCGAAGGCCGCGCAAGGCGGCTGA
- a CDS encoding MEKHLA domain-containing protein, which produces MFLESPLHADPAFYQLLADSYERLLGHPLPGVPASHRTNAAEAARWLYEDAPFAVLAHNTDADPRFIYGNKAAQRRFEYSWDEITGLPSRLSAEAPNQEERARFLERVRRSGFESGYRGVRITKSGRRFLIEQATLWELRDEAGMVHGQAVVIPRTSDL; this is translated from the coding sequence ATGTTTTTGGAATCGCCGCTGCACGCCGATCCGGCCTTTTACCAGCTGCTGGCCGACAGCTATGAACGACTGTTGGGACACCCCCTGCCGGGCGTGCCCGCGTCGCACCGTACGAACGCGGCAGAGGCGGCCCGGTGGCTGTACGAGGACGCGCCATTCGCCGTCCTCGCCCACAACACCGACGCCGATCCGCGTTTCATCTATGGCAACAAGGCGGCCCAGCGGCGCTTCGAGTACAGCTGGGACGAAATCACAGGACTGCCATCGCGGTTGTCCGCCGAGGCCCCCAACCAGGAAGAGCGGGCGCGCTTCCTTGAGCGCGTGCGCCGTAGCGGTTTCGAATCCGGCTATCGTGGCGTCCGCATTACCAAATCGGGCAGGCGATTCCTGATCGAACAGGCCACCTTGTGGGAATTGCGGGATGAAGCCGGCATGGTCCACGGGCAGGCGGTCGTCATTCCACGCACGTCGGATCTCTAG